The following are encoded together in the Cyanobacterium aponinum PCC 10605 genome:
- a CDS encoding type II toxin-antitoxin system PemK/MazF family toxin, whose translation MSDFDVFPRQGEIYLCRASKQSGDTKKRPVVVVSLDVRNQYSSTVLVVPFSSFIEGIENNPCRVLVKKGEGGLMVDSVAMADLITNIKKNYLESSVYGVISQSYLTKIQRAISLSMGVFL comes from the coding sequence ATGTCAGATTTTGATGTTTTTCCCCGTCAAGGAGAAATATATCTTTGTCGAGCCTCAAAACAATCTGGGGATACAAAAAAACGCCCCGTAGTGGTGGTATCTTTAGATGTCAGAAATCAATATAGTTCAACCGTTTTAGTTGTGCCTTTTTCTTCTTTTATCGAAGGAATTGAAAATAATCCTTGTCGAGTTTTAGTTAAAAAAGGTGAAGGGGGTTTAATGGTTGATTCTGTAGCAATGGCGGATTTAATTACTAATATAAAAAAGAATTATCTTGAATCCAGTGTTTATGGTGTAATTAGTCAATCTTATTTAACCAAAATTCAAAGGGCAATTTCTTTGAGTATGGGTGTTTTTTTGTAA
- a CDS encoding RelA/SpoT family protein: MSPITLIPESTDNKTYQVYIPNWLNNCLIGDQNDENNNLICRAFQFAYSLHEGQMRKSGEPYIAHPIAVAELLRDLGGDSEMIAAGFLHDVVEDTPTTPEDIEVMFGKNVRQLVEAVTKLSKFNFSSKTERQAENFRRMFIAMAQDIRVIVVKLADRLHNMRTLDFLPPEKQRLIAEETKEIFAPLANRLGIWHFKWELEDLSFKYLHPEAYNKIKNLIAERRTDREARIENVIDTINQRLENLGIHPVEVKGRPKHLYGIYHKMMRQKKEFEQIYDIAAVRIIVNTNDECYRTLAVVHDAFRPIPGRFKDYIGLPKPNLYQSLHTTVVNSNGRPLEIQIRTLEMHYVAEYGIAAHWKYKETGHSNHRHLSSDDEKFTWLRQLLDWQKDLKDAQEYVDNLKENLFDDDVYAFTPNGDVIALARGATAVDFAYRIHSEVGNHMKGARINDKWSPLDQPLQNGDIVEIITANNSHPSLDWLNFVVTPSAKNRIRQWYKRSHRDENIARGRELLEKELGKNGLESLLKSDTMQKVAQKCNFQKVDDLLAALGYGELTCTQIINRLREENKQQTTEKPQTLAEESSATLTNTPQQKTNYREIDGNKYPIAGIEGLMYHIAGCCKPLPGENIIGVVTNTRGISIHHHDCPNVHNIPGERLIPVGWNPRKTNQRNATYPIDIVIETIDRVGILRDILGRLSDQNINVSNAGVKTYVGKPALISLTIDVQDYHQYECVIGKIKDMSDVLNIRRVSEIG; the protein is encoded by the coding sequence ATGAGTCCTATTACACTAATACCTGAATCCACAGACAACAAAACTTATCAAGTCTATATTCCCAATTGGCTAAATAACTGCTTAATTGGAGATCAAAACGATGAAAATAATAACCTAATATGTCGAGCTTTTCAATTCGCCTATTCCTTACACGAAGGGCAAATGCGTAAATCTGGAGAGCCCTATATAGCCCATCCCATAGCTGTTGCCGAGTTATTAAGAGACTTGGGAGGAGATAGCGAAATGATTGCGGCGGGATTCTTGCATGATGTGGTAGAAGATACCCCTACAACTCCCGAAGATATAGAAGTAATGTTTGGTAAAAATGTGCGTCAGTTAGTAGAAGCAGTTACCAAATTATCTAAATTTAACTTTTCTAGCAAAACCGAGAGACAAGCGGAAAATTTTCGCCGAATGTTTATCGCTATGGCTCAAGATATACGAGTGATCGTGGTAAAATTGGCTGATAGACTTCATAATATGCGCACCCTTGACTTTTTGCCCCCAGAAAAACAACGCCTCATTGCTGAAGAAACTAAAGAAATTTTTGCACCTTTAGCCAATCGCCTAGGTATTTGGCATTTTAAATGGGAATTAGAAGATTTATCTTTCAAGTATCTTCATCCCGAAGCCTACAACAAAATAAAAAACTTAATTGCCGAAAGACGCACTGATAGAGAGGCAAGAATTGAAAACGTTATCGACACCATTAACCAACGTTTAGAAAACTTAGGCATTCATCCTGTAGAAGTGAAAGGAAGACCAAAGCATCTTTATGGAATATATCATAAGATGATGCGTCAAAAAAAGGAATTTGAGCAAATTTATGACATCGCCGCCGTGCGTATAATTGTTAATACCAATGATGAATGTTATCGTACCTTAGCCGTGGTGCATGATGCTTTTCGCCCTATTCCGGGCAGATTTAAAGACTATATTGGTTTACCTAAGCCCAACTTATACCAATCGTTACATACTACTGTGGTGAATAGTAACGGGCGCCCCTTAGAAATTCAAATTCGCACCCTCGAGATGCACTATGTGGCTGAATATGGGATTGCTGCCCACTGGAAATATAAGGAAACGGGGCATTCTAATCATCGTCATCTTTCTAGTGATGATGAAAAATTCACTTGGTTAAGGCAATTACTAGATTGGCAAAAAGATTTAAAAGATGCCCAAGAATATGTTGATAACCTCAAGGAAAATTTATTCGATGATGATGTTTATGCTTTTACTCCTAATGGGGATGTCATTGCTTTAGCCAGAGGTGCAACAGCAGTAGATTTTGCTTATCGCATCCATAGCGAAGTAGGCAATCATATGAAAGGTGCAAGAATTAACGATAAATGGTCTCCTTTAGATCAACCCCTGCAAAATGGTGATATAGTGGAGATTATTACGGCAAATAATAGCCATCCGAGTCTTGATTGGTTGAATTTTGTTGTTACTCCTAGTGCAAAAAATCGTATTCGTCAATGGTACAAGCGATCGCACCGTGATGAGAATATAGCCAGAGGAAGGGAGTTATTAGAGAAAGAATTGGGTAAAAATGGTTTAGAATCTTTGCTGAAATCTGACACCATGCAGAAAGTAGCCCAAAAATGCAATTTTCAAAAAGTAGATGACTTATTAGCGGCTTTGGGCTATGGAGAGTTAACCTGCACCCAAATTATTAACCGTTTGCGAGAGGAAAATAAACAACAAACCACGGAAAAACCTCAAACCTTAGCAGAAGAAAGCAGTGCAACCCTTACTAACACCCCTCAACAAAAAACTAATTATCGAGAAATTGATGGCAATAAATATCCCATTGCGGGGATAGAGGGTTTGATGTATCACATTGCCGGATGTTGTAAACCCCTACCAGGAGAAAATATTATTGGGGTTGTAACAAATACTCGTGGTATTTCCATTCATCATCATGACTGCCCTAATGTTCATAATATCCCCGGTGAAAGACTAATTCCAGTGGGTTGGAATCCTCGCAAAACCAATCAACGGAATGCTACTTATCCCATTGATATAGTCATTGAAACTATTGACAGAGTCGGTATTTTACGAGATATTTTAGGACGTTTAAGTGATCAAAATATTAATGTTAGTAATGCAGGAGTAAAAACTTATGTGGGTAAACCTGCCTTAATTTCTTTAACTATTGATGTGCAGGATTATCATCAGTATGAATGTGTGATAGGTAAAATTAAAGATATGAGCGATGTTTTAAATATTCGCCGTGTCAGTGAAATTGGCTAA
- the patD gene encoding heterocyst frequency control protein PatD, which yields MLPKSHFPLLSDWLNLLVEFQKIFMSNSDDIDQIFSQWRKIQNYLQTEIITFEENNIDVSAFPQWQSWQRETHRYWKLINTELLFWKSSVSPSTKQKRKESVLQHLQGMIQLTINNQ from the coding sequence ATGTTACCTAAATCACATTTTCCCTTATTATCTGACTGGTTAAATTTATTGGTAGAATTCCAAAAGATTTTTATGAGTAATTCTGATGATATAGATCAAATATTTTCTCAATGGCGAAAAATTCAAAATTATTTACAAACAGAGATAATAACTTTTGAAGAGAATAATATAGATGTTTCTGCTTTTCCTCAATGGCAATCTTGGCAAAGGGAAACTCATCGTTATTGGAAGTTGATAAATACAGAGTTATTGTTTTGGAAATCTAGTGTTTCTCCTTCAACGAAACAAAAACGGAAAGAATCGGTTTTACAACATTTACAAGGGATGATTCAGTTGACTATTAACAATCAATAA
- a CDS encoding Uma2 family endonuclease: MLTLPRKKFALEEYHQIIASGVLKEDYLIELINGEIFEMSPVGFRHASCVKKINYLFAEKLGSKVIIGVQDPIKLNDNSEPQPDIVLLKPRHDFYANQHPTVEDIFLLIEVADSSIEYDRTFKIPIYAENKVQEVWLVDLNQNLLEVYQNPQTNYYQNIKKLSSQDSITLTQPETITVKLDRILF; the protein is encoded by the coding sequence ATGTTAACTTTACCTCGGAAAAAATTTGCCCTTGAAGAATATCATCAAATAATAGCTTCAGGAGTATTGAAAGAAGATTATTTAATTGAGTTAATTAATGGGGAAATTTTTGAAATGTCACCAGTGGGATTTAGACACGCATCTTGTGTCAAAAAAATTAATTATTTATTTGCGGAAAAATTAGGTTCAAAAGTGATCATTGGGGTACAAGATCCGATTAAACTTAATGATAATTCAGAACCACAACCCGATATTGTTTTATTAAAACCTCGTCATGATTTTTATGCAAATCAGCATCCTACCGTTGAAGATATTTTTTTATTAATTGAAGTGGCGGATAGTAGTATAGAATACGATCGCACTTTTAAAATTCCCATTTATGCAGAAAATAAAGTACAAGAAGTGTGGTTAGTTGATCTCAATCAAAACTTATTAGAAGTATATCAAAATCCTCAGACAAACTATTATCAAAATATCAAAAAACTTTCTTCTCAAGATTCTATTACTTTAACTCAACCAGAAACTATCACCGTAAAACTTGATCGCATTTTATTTTAG
- a CDS encoding Uma2 family endonuclease — MLTLPRKKFAIEEYHQIIASGVLKEDYLIELINGEIFEMSPVGFRHASCVNKLNQLLSLKLGNKAIISIQNPIKLNDNSEPQPDIVLLKPRHDFYANQHPTVEDIFLLIEVADSSIEYDRTFKIPIYAENKVQEVWLVDLNQNLLEVYQNPQTNYYQSIKKLSSQDSITLTQPETIAVKLDRILF; from the coding sequence ATGTTAACTTTACCTCGCAAGAAATTTGCCATTGAAGAATATCATCAAATAATCGCATCGGGAGTATTGAAAGAAGACTATTTAATTGAGTTAATTAATGGGGAAATTTTTGAAATGTCACCAGTGGGATTTAGACACGCATCTTGCGTAAATAAATTAAATCAATTACTAAGTTTAAAATTAGGAAATAAAGCTATTATTAGCATTCAAAATCCCATTAAACTTAATGATAATTCAGAACCACAACCCGATATTGTTTTATTAAAACCTCGTCATGATTTTTATGCAAATCAGCATCCTACCGTTGAAGATATTTTCTTATTAATTGAAGTGGCGGATAGTAGTATAGAATATGATCGCACTTTTAAAATTCCCATTTATGCAGAAAATAAAGTACAAGAAGTGTGGTTAGTTGATCTCAATCAAAACTTATTAGAAGTATATCAAAATCCTCAGACAAATTATTATCAAAGTATCAAAAAACTTTCTTCTCAAGATTCTATTACTTTAACTCAACCAGAAACTATCGCCGTAAAACTCGATCGCATTTTGTTTTAG
- a CDS encoding Uma2 family endonuclease gives MVTQIQIPTGNEVEFIPKPDVSHLITEDDTPVDNFGSAKQQRFLTSILYHARKEVIFLADANVGIYYSIGKPPIVPDFFLSLNVTTPENFWEKNHRCYLIWEFGKPPEFALEIVSNKVGGELEEKLKIYQDMRVSYYGVYDPQKYLSDQVLKIFKLTGIHYQETSDTWLEGVNLGLTVWEGEFENVNGVWLRWCDQSGNLLLTGDESVQKAILEQKEQEKRAEKAEKELQELKEKLRQQGINID, from the coding sequence ATGGTAACACAAATACAAATACCAACAGGTAATGAAGTTGAATTTATCCCCAAACCTGATGTTAGTCATTTAATTACAGAGGATGATACCCCCGTGGATAATTTTGGTTCAGCAAAACAACAAAGATTTTTAACTAGCATTCTTTACCATGCCAGAAAAGAAGTGATTTTTTTAGCAGATGCCAATGTTGGTATTTATTATAGTATTGGAAAACCCCCCATTGTTCCAGATTTTTTCTTGAGTTTAAATGTTACTACTCCTGAGAATTTCTGGGAAAAAAATCATCGTTGTTATCTAATCTGGGAATTTGGTAAGCCTCCTGAATTTGCCCTCGAAATTGTCTCTAATAAAGTAGGAGGAGAATTAGAAGAAAAACTAAAAATTTATCAAGATATGAGGGTGAGTTATTATGGAGTTTATGATCCACAAAAATATCTAAGTGATCAAGTTTTAAAGATATTTAAACTAACGGGAATACATTATCAGGAAACTTCTGATACTTGGTTAGAAGGAGTTAATTTGGGGTTAACGGTATGGGAGGGAGAATTTGAAAATGTTAACGGGGTATGGTTGCGTTGGTGTGATCAAAGTGGTAATCTACTCTTAACGGGAGACGAGTCCGTACAAAAAGCTATTTTAGAACAAAAAGAACAAGAAAAAAGAGCAGAAAAGGCGGAAAAAGAGTTACAGGAATTAAAAGAAAAGTTGCGTCAACAAGGAATTAATATTGATTAG